A DNA window from Camelina sativa cultivar DH55 chromosome 13, Cs, whole genome shotgun sequence contains the following coding sequences:
- the LOC104736473 gene encoding ribosome-binding factor PSRP1, chloroplastic, whose product MATLLGFSQTKFHHCPVPISTPTCSSSSNVVSMVGSSRTDSKKLRSEFLGHMGCDDRKQVKPSSCKSSLAVKMSWDGPLASVKLIIQGKNLELSEPIKQHVEEKVGKSVQKHSHLVREVDVRLSVRGGEFGKGPRIRRCEVTLFTKKHGVVRAEEDAETVYACIDLVSTIIQRKLRKIKEKDSDHGRHMKGFNRLKVREPVIEPVVDDAEDSTDSSVGEEEDDLIKEIVRTKTFEMPPLTVSEAVEQLELVAHDFYGFQNEETGEINIVYKRKEGGYGLIIPKKDGKAEKVEPLPTEQLNEHSFAE is encoded by the exons aTGGCGACACTCTTAGGTTTCTCTCAAACTAAGTTTCACCACTGCCCCGTCCCCATCTCTACCCCGACGTGCTCCTCTTCTTCCAATGTGGTCTCAATGGTGGGCTCAAGCCGGACTGATTCGAAAAAGCTCCGTTCAGAATTCCTCGGCCATATGGGTTGCGATGATCGGAAACAAGTAAAACCCAGTTCCTGTAAAAGCTCATTAGCTGTGAAAATGTCGTGGGACGGTCCTCTCGCTTCCGTCAAGTTGATCATCCAAGGCAAAAACCTCGAG TTATCAGAGCCAATCAAGCAGCATGTTGAGGAGAAAGTTGGGAAATCTGTTCAGAAGCATAGTCACCTCGTCAGAGAAGTTGATGTTAGACTCTCTGTTCGAGGCGGAGAGTTCGGGAAAGGACCTAGGATCCGTAGATGCGAG GTGACACTGTTTACAAAGAAGCATGGTGTTGTGCGTGCTGAGGAAGATGCTGAGACGGTGTACGCTTGTATCGACTTGGTATCAACGATAATACAGAGGAAGCTGAGGAAGATCAAGGAGAAGGACTCTGACCATGGAAGGCACATGAAAGGTTTCAACAGATTGAAGGTAAGAGAACCAGTGATTGAGCCGGTTGTGGATGATGCTGAGGACAGTACTGACTCGAGcgtaggagaagaagaggatgatttgATCAAGGAG ATTGTCCGTACCAAGACTTTTGAGATGCCACCATTGACTGTCTCTGAGGCAGTTGAGCAGCTGGAGCTAGTCGCTCATGACTTCTATGGCTTCCAAAACGAAGAAACTG GTGAGATCAACATAGTGtacaagagaaaagaaggagGGTACGGTCTGATTATCCCAAAGAAAGACGGGAAGGCCGAAAAGGTTGAGCCGCTACCAACAGAGCAATTGAATGAACACTCTTTCGCAGAGTAG
- the LOC104736474 gene encoding protein TRANSPARENT TESTA GLABRA 1 isoform X1 has protein sequence MDNSAPDSLSRSETAVTYDSPYPLYAMAFSSLRAANTSSGHRIAVGSFLEDYNNRIDILSFDSDSMTVKPLPNLSFEHPYPPTKLMFSPPSLRRPSSGDLLASSGDFLRLWEINEDSSTVEPISVLNNSKTSEFCAPLTSFDWNDVEPKRLGTCSIDTTCTIWDIEKCVVETQLIAHDKEVHDIAWGEARVFASVSADGSVRIFDLRDKEHSTIIYESPQPDTPLLRLAWNKQDLRYMATILMDSNKVVILDIRSPTMPVAELERHQASVNAIAWAPQSCKHICSGGDDTQALIWELPTVAGPNGIDPMSVYSAGSEINQLQWSSSQPDWIGIAFANKMQLLRV, from the exons ATGGACAACTCAGCTCCAGATTCGTTATCCAGATCGGAAACCGCCGTAACCTACGATTCACCTTATCCACTCTACGCCATGGCTTTCTCATCTCTCCGCGCCGCCAACACTTCCTCCGGCCACAGAATCGCCGTCGGGAGCTTCCTCGAAGATTACAACAACCGCATCGACATCCTCTCTTTCGACTCCGATTCCATGACCGTGAAGCCTCTCCCGAATCTCTCCTTCGAGCATCCTTATCCTCCTACGAAGCTAATGTTCAGTCCTCCTTCCCTCCGTCGTCCTTCATCCGGAGATCTACTCGCTTCTTCCGGCGATTTCCTCCGTCTCTGGGAGATTAACGAAGATTCTTCCACCGTTGAGCCTATCTCTGTTCTCAACAACAGCAAAACGAGTGAGTTCTGTGCGCCGTTGACCTCTTTTGATTGGAACGATGTTGAGCCGAAACGGCTCGGGACTTGTAGTATCGATACGACTTGTACGATTTGGGATATTGAGAAGTGTGTTGTTGAGACTCAGCTCATAGCTCATGATAAAGAGGTTCATGACATTGCTTGGGGAGAAGCTAGGGTTTTCGCATCGGTCTCTGCTGATGGTTCCGTTAGGATCTTCGATTTACGCGATAAGGAAC ATTCTACGATCATCTACGAGAGTCCTCAGCCTGATACGCCTCTGTTAAGACTCGCTTGGAACAAGCAAGATCTTAGATACATGGCAACGATTTTGATGGATTCTAATAAGGTTGTGATACTTGATATTCGTTCGCCTACGATGCCTGTTGCGGAGCTTGAACGTCACCAGGCTAGTGTTAATGCTATAGCTTGGGCGCCGCAGAGCTGTAAGCATATTTGCTCTGGTGGTGATGATACGCAGGCTCTTATTTGGGAGCTCCCCACTGTAGCTGGACCTAATGGGATTGATCCCATGTCGGTTTATTCAGCTGGTTCGGAGATTAACCAGTTGCAGTGGTCATCTTCTCAGCCTGATTGGATTGGCATTGCTTTCGCTAACAAAATGCAGCTCCTTAGAGTTTGA
- the LOC104736472 gene encoding uncharacterized protein LOC104736472, translating into MLSSITDDKPVASTWLTRLRLNRGLTTTDDDDASGNPLTLDDFLRRNHHTEITGTSSAFDSPPSAPIRSDPELAESPSEEPNPGEWYGVMTDVLSELFNFDGGGGASKSSTIQGKKKKKLPRKQSNPRHCSLDTPEEDVVVPLANHQKITDANCVPSVREFATSSYNKKPPAKEIRERRRSVVAEEEGEGVEEEEEEKGEKDLVGFSRSEVTVIDTSFKVWKSEKLVFRRRNVWKVRDKKGKSKVVSKTKKMMMMKKKKNMMKKKKRKCDDDDGEIAKKSKNIKSSSSVPDNHLRHSVEEIYDEPESSNASRRLPSKPRKEGSFSLHTSKKNSEAEARGYPSLA; encoded by the exons ATGCTCAGCTCCATCACCGACGACAAGCCCGTCGCTTCAACTTGGCTCACCCGTCTCCGTTTAAACAGAGGACTAACCACCACGGACGATGACGATGCTTCCGGTAATCCACTTACACTCGACGACTTCCTCCGCCGCAACCACCACACCGAAATCACCGGCACTAGTTCCGCCTTCGATTCACCTCCATCTGCTCCAATTCGTTCAGATCCAGAATTAGCTGAGAGTCCATCTGAAGAGCCAAATCCCGGAGAATGGTACGGAGTGATGACCGATGTTCTCTCCGAGCTATTCAATTTCGACGGCGGCGGCGGCGCTTCTAAATCCTCCACGAttcaagggaagaagaagaagaagctaccTCGGAAACAATCAAACCCTAGGCATTGCTCTTTAGATACTCCAGAAGAAGACGTTGTTGTTCCTTTAGCAAATCATCAGAAGATCACAGACGCGAATTGCGTCCCTAGCGTTCGTGAATTCGCGACTTCGTCATACAACAAGAAACCTCCGGCGAAAGAGAttagagaaaggagaagaagcgtTGTGGCGGAGGAGGAAGGTGAGGGagtggaagaggaagaagaagagaaaggagagaaggaTTTAGTTGGGTTCTCGAGGAGTGAAGTGACGGTGATTGATACGAGCTTTAAGGTTTGGAAATCTGAGAAACTTGTGTTCCGGAGGAGGAATGTTTGGAAAGTGAGGGACAAGAAAGGTAAATCAAAAGTTGTTTCCAAGActaagaagatgatgatgatgaagaagaagaagaatatgatgaagaagaaaaagaggaaatgtgatgatgatgatggtgagattGCTAAGAAAAGCAAGAATATAAAGAGTTCATCATCAGTTCCAGACAAT CATCTGCGCCATAGCGTCGAGGAGATATATGATGAACCAGAAAGCAGTAATGCCAGCCGACG GTTGCCCTCTAAGCCTAGAAAAGAAGGTTCTTTCAGTTTACATACAAGCAAGAAGAATAGTGAAGCAGAGGCTCGAGGTTATCCGTCTTTGGCTTAA
- the LOC104736474 gene encoding protein TRANSPARENT TESTA GLABRA 1 isoform X2, whose product MDNSAPDSLSRSETAVTYDSPYPLYAMAFSSLRAANTSSGHRIAVGSFLEDYNNRIDILSFDSDSMTVKPLPNLSFEHPYPPTKLMFSPPSLRRPSSGDLLASSGDFLRLWEINEDSSTVEPISVLNNSKTSEFCAPLTSFDWNDVEPKRLGTCSIDTTCTIWDIEKCVVETQLIAHDKEVHDIAWGEARVFASVSADGSVRIFDLRDKEHSTIIYESPQPDTPLLRLAWNKQDLRYMATILMDSNKVVILDIRSPTMPVAELERHQASVNAIAWAPQSCKHICSGGDDTQALIWELPTVAGPNGIDPMSVYSAGSEINQLQWSSSQPDWIGIAFANKMQLLRV is encoded by the exons ATGGACAACTCAGCTCCAGATTCGTTATCCAGATCGGAAACCGCCGTAACCTACGATTCACCTTATCCACTCTACGCCATGGCTTTCTCATCTCTCCGCGCCGCCAACACTTCCTCCG GCCACAGAATCGCCGTCGGAAGCTTCCTCGAAGATTACAACAACCGCATCGACATCCTCTCTTTCGACTCCGATTCCATGACCGTGAAGCCTCTCCCGAATCTCTCCTTCGAGCATCCTTATCCTCCTACGAAGCTAATGTTCAGTCCTCCTTCCCTCCGTCGTCCTTCATCCGGAGATCTACTCGCTTCTTCCGGCGATTTCCTCCGTCTCTGGGAGATTAACGAAGATTCTTCCACCGTTGAGCCTATCTCTGTTCTCAACAACAGCAAAACGAGTGAGTTCTGTGCGCCGTTGACCTCTTTTGATTGGAACGATGTTGAGCCGAAACGGCTCGGGACTTGTAGTATTGATACGACTTGTACGATTTGGGATATTGAGAAGTGTGTTGTTGAGACTCAGCTCATAGCTCATGATAAAGAGGTTCATGACATTGCTTGGGGAGAAGCTAGGGTTTTCGCATCGGTCTCTGCTGATGGTTCCGTTAGGATCTTCGATTTACGCGATAAGGAACATTCTACGATCATCTACGAGAGTCCTCAGCCTGATACGCCTCTGTTAAGACTCGCTTGGAACAAGCAAGATCTTAGATACATGGCAACGATTTTGATGGATTCTAATAAGGTTGTGATACTTGATATTCGTTCGCCTACGATGCCTGTTGCGGAGCTTGAACGTCACCAGGCTAGTGTTAATGCTATAGCTTGGGCGCCGCAGAGCTGTAAGCATATTTGCTCTGGTGGTGATGATACGCAGGCTCTTATTTGGGAGCTCCCCACTGTAGCTGGACCTAATGGGATTGATCCCATGTCGGTTTATTCAGCTGGTTCGGAGATTAACCAGTTGCAGTGGTCATCTTCTCAGCCTGATTGGATTGGCATTGCTTTCGCTAACAAAATGCAGCTCCTTAGAGTTTGA